The DNA window GTGGGATGCGCAAGGTCTGCGCATCGGTGTGTCCGTCAACATGCCCCCAAGCGTGCTGCGCGACAGCGAATGCGCCTTGTGGGCCGAGGACAGCCTTCGCCTGCACGGTATTGCGCCGGACCGGCTGACCCTGGAACTGCTGGAGACGCAAGTCCTGGACAGCGGAGCGCAGGACACGGCGCTGTCCCAACTCAAGCGCCTGGGTTGCGAACTCGCCATGGATGATCTGGGTTCCGGCTACAGCAGCTTGCTGCGGCTGACGAGCGTGCCGTTCGACACCATCAAGATCGATCAAGGCCTTCTCATGCGCATCCGCGACAACCCCCTCGAAACCTTGGGCCTGATGGTCACGATCATCCAGATGGGGCGGGATCTTCGCCGGGATGTGGTCGTCGAGGGATTGGAGGATGCCGGGATGATCGAAGCGGCGATGCTCCTGGGGGCGCAATACGGGCAGGGTTTCGGCTTGGCCAAACCCATGCCGCCGGATCAAATCGTGGCATGGTGCGCTTCCCTCCAAGGCCCGGCAAACCCGCTCAAGATTCGGACGTTTCTGGGGGCCTTGGCCTATTCCTGGTTTCAGATGCGGGGAGACGCGTACGGGCAGTCGTTGACGCCGTATCCGGTGGCGGACTTCTTGCATGCGCGCGGCCTCCAGACCAGCCCCGCTGCGCAGTGGCACGCCCAGGTCCACGCGAATCCCGGCGACCTCGACACGGCCCGCAAACTGCTGGACTGGTTGGTTGCACAAGTCCAGCGGGAAGGTCAGCATGCAGGCGCTTGATGGCCTGTCGGACGACCCGGTGAACGCTCCGATTCGGGGCCGCCTCTCGTTCATGCGTTTCTGGGGGTGGCCACTCGAATGGCGGAGGGCTGTTGTTCACGCGCGCAACGATGCCAGGTGTCGTTGCGATTTGCGCGCCCCTGCCCCTGGCCTGCACCTGCCCAAGTTGCTGACGCGTTTGAGCGCCGGTCGCGCGCTGCAGTTCTGGCCATGATCGATCTCGACCACAACGCAACCACCCCCGTGGCAGACGAAGTCATTCAGGAGATGCAGGACATGTTCGAACGCGTCTGCGCCAATCCCTCGTCGGCCCGCGGCCCGGGCCAGGCGGCGCGGCGCGTGCTGGCCGCGCGAGGAACTGGCTGAAATTGGGGGTGATCGCCGCGTCGGGCTCGGCCTGCTGCGCTGGCGGGGATCCGCCATCCCATGTGCTGCTGGCGCAAGGCGAGAGTCCACAGCACGCGCGTTGCGCGGTCCGGTTTTCGCTCGGGCGCCGAACCACATCCGCGGAGATTGACGCGGCACTGTCGGCCGCACCAAGACGCATCAACCGCAACAATCCGTGGAAACCAGACATTGACGCCTTTTTTGTCGCTGTGTCACGACACCCGTCAAGCTATTTTGATTTGCATCAAATTCATCACACATGGGACTTCCTAGGAGACTGTCGGACTTTGCGGTCTTCCGGATGAAGACGCTATCCGAGACAATTGCTGCTGCACAACCGAGAGCCCGAGCCGATGAGCCGCTTCGTCCCTGTTGACCGAGACACCGCATATCTGTTGCCACCGTCGGTGGACGAATGGCTGCCCACTGATCACTTGGCGCGCTTCGTGGTCGAAGTCATCGAGCAGCTTGATCTGGGCGATCTGGCCCGACAGTACGCAGGCCGGGGCTCGGCGGCGCACCATCCGGCGGTGCTGCTGGGCCTGCTGATCTACGGCTACGCCAACGGCGTGCACTCCAGCCGCAAGATCGAGCGGGCGACCTACGACTCGGTGGCGTTCCGCTTTGTTGCGGCCAATACCCACCCCGATCACGACACGCTGGCGACGTTCCGCCGCCGCTTCTTGAAGGAGGTGGAGGCACTGTTCGTGCAGGTGCTGGTTCTGGCGCGCGAGATGAAGCTGCTCAAGCTCGGACACATCGCGCTGGATGGCACCAAGATCGACGCCAACGCCAGCAAGCACAAGGCCTTGTCGTGGGCTCATGCCAACAAGATCGAGGCGCAGCTGCGCCAGGAAGTACAAACGCTGCTGGCGCTGGCAGAGAACAGCGACCGCGCGACGGTACCCGACGGCATGGATGTGCCGGCGGAGATCGCCCTGCGTGCAGATCGCTTGAGCGCAATCGCGCAGGCCAAGGCCAAGATCGAGCAGCGCGCCAGCGAACGCCATCAGGTCGAGCAGCAGGAGTACGAGGCCAAGACCGCCAAGCGCCAAGCCCAGCGCGAGGCGGGCAAGAAGCCGCGCGGCAAGGACCCTGAGCCGCCAGAGGCCGGCCCCCGGAGCAGCGATCAGGTCAACCTCACGGATGAAGAGTCGCGCATCATGCCCGTGTCGGGTGGGGGCTTCGAGCAAAGCTACAACGCACAAGCCGGCGTGGACATCGCGACGATGATGGTGATCACCCAGCATGTGAGCCAGGCATCCAACGACAAGCGCGAAGTTGTGCCTACGCTGCAGCAGATCCAAGCGTTACCCGCGGTGCTGGGCGAGGTGCACACGCTCATCACGGACAACGGCTTCTTCAGCCAAGCCAACGTGATCGCGTGCAACGACGCGGGTATCGAGCCGCTGCTGGCGCTCAAGCGGGAGTCGCATCACACGCCGGTGATGGGGCGCTTTGCACCCGATGTGCCCGAGCCCCAGACGACGGATCCGCTCGTGCAGATGGCACACCGCCTGGGCACGCAAGCAGGCCGAGCCCTGTACGGCCTGCGCAAGCAGACAGTGGAGCCGGTGTTCGGCATCATCAAGCAAGTGATGGGTTGGCGCCAGATGAGCATGCGCGGGCTGGCCAAGGCACAAGGCGAATGGAGCTTGGTGACCATGGCTTGGAACATCAAGCGCATGCACGTCCTGCGAGCCGCGTGAGGGCAATAGTGCGCCCCGACCACGCCAAAACCGAGTCCCCAGGCCGCCCCATGTGCCCTCACAGTGTCTCGCCAACCATCGAGAGCGTTCGATCAGCGCGCCGCTGTCAAAAAAAACGCGTCGCACTGATCAATCGGATTCGCTCGGGTTCAAGTCCGACAGCCTCCTAGGCTTCGCGTAACACATGAAGAAAGAGCGCTTCCCTGATGACCCCGATCAAGCCACGGATTGACGCCGAAAATCGATCTTCGGCAAAGACTTCAAGCCAGCGGTTGGATGGCTGGCTTGCCGAGGTCGATGCGTTGTTGCAGGACCCTCGCGGCCGGTTTCGACCGCGGACCCTGGTGCTCATTGATGCGCAGCGCCCTGAGTCTGATCGCTTGGTCATGCAAGTCGGGCTGGACGAGCAGGGCCACATCAACGTGGCCACAGCCGAGGCACTGTCCGCCGCCACGTCCTACTGGATCGAAGCCATCCCTGGCGCATCCGACGTTCCCGAGGGGCTGTATGTCCTGGAAGGCACGCGACTCGGGCATCGCCCCGATGACGTCGCAACGCCGTGCTGGATCAATACGCTCGTCCCCGCCGATCTGACCGCCGGCACCCCTGCCGCGACGTCACGGTAGGAGCAGACCCATGTTCGAAAAATGGCGAGGTCTGCGTCCGGCCTCTGTGCTGGTGGCGCTGAGTGCGCAGATCCCGGCCACGCATGCGCTGTTCGTGCTCATGGGTGAAACCAAGGCCCTCGCCTTCATGGAACGGACCATCAACCGCCTCGCGCACCGTGCCGCCGCCGCATCCGGGCTTGTCGTCCACATGGATTCCACCTCCCTGCTCGTCTTGTTCGAGCAAGCCGAGCAGGCTTTGCAGGCGGCAAGCGCCATGCGCCTGCACCTGGACCAATGGTGTCAGAACTTCGATGCGCACCTGCGACTCGACCTGGACATGGGGCTGAGTTGTGGTGCCGTGCTGTGCCGCCCGCCGACCTACGAGGGAGAAACCCTGCTCCGCGCCGTCTCCTTGGCCACAGGGGCGAGCGACGGGCAGACTCTGCTCGACGAAGCCGTCGTAGCCCGCCTGCCCGAGACGCTCGTCAGCCAACTCCAGCCTGCCGCCGCAGCGGATACCGACGGCGTGCGGGCTTGGATGGTCGCTTGCACCCAAGCGCCGGGAACGCCGCGCGCCGCACCCCTGTGGCTCAACCTGCGCAGTCCCGATGGGCGTGTGAACATGACCTTCACCCCGGGACGCCCCATCCGCATCGGCAGGGATCCGCGCGCCGACGTGGTTCTGCGAACGGCCGTCATCTCCCGCCAGCATGTGGTCATTGCCTGGCGTCATGGGTCCTACACGCTCTCCGACACCAGCCGCAATGGGACCTGGTTGCAAACCGGGCTGACGGGAGCGGTCACGCGCATCGCCCATAACGTGGGCCTGCTCGGCGGGGCTGGATCGTTGCGTCTGGGGAGGGAGCCTCAAGCCTGTCGGCCGCCCGACCTTCTGTTCAGTGTCACACCGCCACCGGATGGGC is part of the Thiomonas sp. X19 genome and encodes:
- a CDS encoding IS1182-like element ISThsp16 family transposase, yielding MSRFVPVDRDTAYLLPPSVDEWLPTDHLARFVVEVIEQLDLGDLARQYAGRGSAAHHPAVLLGLLIYGYANGVHSSRKIERATYDSVAFRFVAANTHPDHDTLATFRRRFLKEVEALFVQVLVLAREMKLLKLGHIALDGTKIDANASKHKALSWAHANKIEAQLRQEVQTLLALAENSDRATVPDGMDVPAEIALRADRLSAIAQAKAKIEQRASERHQVEQQEYEAKTAKRQAQREAGKKPRGKDPEPPEAGPRSSDQVNLTDEESRIMPVSGGGFEQSYNAQAGVDIATMMVITQHVSQASNDKREVVPTLQQIQALPAVLGEVHTLITDNGFFSQANVIACNDAGIEPLLALKRESHHTPVMGRFAPDVPEPQTTDPLVQMAHRLGTQAGRALYGLRKQTVEPVFGIIKQVMGWRQMSMRGLAKAQGEWSLVTMAWNIKRMHVLRAA
- a CDS encoding FHA domain-containing protein; the protein is MFEKWRGLRPASVLVALSAQIPATHALFVLMGETKALAFMERTINRLAHRAAAASGLVVHMDSTSLLVLFEQAEQALQAASAMRLHLDQWCQNFDAHLRLDLDMGLSCGAVLCRPPTYEGETLLRAVSLATGASDGQTLLDEAVVARLPETLVSQLQPAAAADTDGVRAWMVACTQAPGTPRAAPLWLNLRSPDGRVNMTFTPGRPIRIGRDPRADVVLRTAVISRQHVVIAWRHGSYTLSDTSRNGTWLQTGLTGAVTRIAHNVGLLGGAGSLRLGREPQACRPPDLLFSVTPPPDGHDPALDPSGSGESFASTGPFA